One genomic region from Amaranthus tricolor cultivar Red isolate AtriRed21 chromosome 12, ASM2621246v1, whole genome shotgun sequence encodes:
- the LOC130828647 gene encoding uncharacterized protein LOC130828647 translates to MSVEKLQGVTDYRGWRRSMEIALSAKRKLGLVTRAVKKEENDEERAEMWNTCNDIYLITIEARKYQLNKNVYDAKQNSISVNEYYTYMQGIWEELDSLNVWPILSVVSEQMQGFLDVLNKQKDEQKLFQFLTGLNETYNTQRSHILMMTPLPSVEMVCSMIQQEESQREVCMSEKNELEISAICRVPKWHPKHKNYGGNMNNNRGREQGGSTGTSISAQKLEQLLKLLPSGSKNLGVPSEPEDDFEHGFANMVTCCHATSIENEWIIDLGASDHMTGDLSVLKHPKEIKCGNKINFPNGLTFENFMGACRVETRGKHRYFLTIVNDCSRNTWVHLLEEKLDAFKAIEEFILMVENQFNKTMKIVRLDNGMEFEDHRSKALFGALGIVHQTRCVGRPQQNGRVERNLCNILEMERALRFQAGLPLQFWGDFVLTAAYITNRVPTPILHNKTAYAILHNTKPDYSQMKAMFVSRDVKVQESINPYHLKSYSIPKPNPIPPVPSPPPSPLPGAPPILSHPLPRINRWLFHFFKCQHRLNVDVNLVLCHYQDDVSGFVICDSSKEKRAIFRLFAVL, encoded by the exons ATGAGTGTGGAGAAACTGCAAGGTGTGACTGATTATAGAGGATGGAGAAGGTCCATGGAAATAGCCCTATCTGCAAAGAGGAAGCTAGGGTTGGTTACTAGAGCAGTAAAGAAGgaagagaatgatgaagaaagggCAGAAATGTGGAACACCTGCAATGACAT ATATTTGATAACTATTGAAGCAAGAAAATATCAGTTGAATAAAAATGTTTATGATGcaaaacaaaatagtataagtgTGAATGAATATTATACCTATATGCAAGGCATATGGGAAGAACTAGACTCATTGAATGTTTGGCCAATTCTATCTGTTGTGTCTGAACAAATGCAAGGTTTCTTAGATGTGTTGAATAAGCAAAAGGATGAGCAAAAGTTGTTTCAGTTTCTCACTGGTCTGAATGAAACATATAACACTCAAAGGAGCCACATATTGATGATGACTCCTCTCCCTAGTGTAGAAATGGTGTGCTCTATGATTCAGCAAGAAGAGAGTCAAAGGGAAGTGTGCATGAGTGAGAAAAATGAACTTGAAATATCTGCCAT TTGTAGGGTACCTAAATGGCAtccaaaacacaaaaattatGGTGGAAACATGAATAATAATAGAGGTAGAGAGCAAGGAGGGAG CACTGGGACTAGCATCAGTGCACAGAAATTGGAACAATTGTTGAAACTTCTCCCTAGTGGAAGCAAAAACTTGGGTGTGCCTTCTGAACCAGAAGATGATTTTGAACATGGATTTGCAAATATGGTAACATGCTGTCACGCCACAAGCATTGAGAATGAATGGATTATAGACTTAGGTGCTTCTGACCATATGACAGGAGACTTGAGTGTACTTAAGCATCCAAAGGAGATCAAATGTGGGAATAAGATCAATTTTCCAAATGGGTtgacttttgaaaattttatg GGAGCATGCAGAGTTGAAACAAGAGGCAAACACAGGTACTTTCTAACTATTGTAAATGACTGCTCTAGAAACACTTGGGTGCACCTGCTCGAAGAAAAGTTAGATGCATTCAAGGCCATTGAAGAATTTATTTTGATGGTCGAAAACCAATTTAacaaaacaatgaaaattgtCAGGTTAGACAATGGGATGGAATTTGAGGACCATAGGTCTAAAGCACTGTTTGGTGCACTTGGCATTGTGCATCAGACAAGGTGTGTGGGAAGACCACAGCAGAATGGAAGAGTGGAAAGGAATCTTTGCAATATTTTGGAGATGGAAAGAGCATTAAGGTTCCAAGCTGGCCTTCCCTTGCAATTTTGGGGAGATTTTGTGCTTACTGCTGCTTATATCACAAACAGAGTACCCACTCCAATCCTGCACAATAAAACCGCTTATGCAATACTCCACAACACCAAACCTGATTATTCACAAATGAAA GCAATGTTTGTGTCTAGAGATGTCAAAGTCCAGGAATCCATTAACCCGTATCACCTAAAATCCTACTCCATTCCTA AACCTAACCCTATCCCACCTGTGCCTTCCCCACCTCCATCTCCCTTACCTGGTGCACCACCAATCCTTTCTCACCCTCTTC CTCGCATTAATAGATGGCTCTTCCATTTTTTTAAATGCCAACATAGATTAAATGTAGATGTGAATTTG GTTCTATGTCATTATCAAGATGATGTATCTGGTTTTGTGATATGTGACAGCAGCAAGGAGAAGAGAGCTATATTTCGATTGTTTGCTGTGTTGTGA